CATACGTATCTATTACGTGATCTATCCCACCGCACTCTTTTGGGACTCTGAGCATATCCACAAAAGTTTTCCCTATGGATGAAACTTTCATAGGACTATTTTTTATTTGCACTGGTTCTATAAAATCTGTCTCGGTAGAGACGATAAGCTCTTTTCCCAAGATGGGCATATTTTTGGGAAATTTTGGTATAAAATGCATTGGCTCTATAAAAATATTACTGGCAATGCGTATCTCATCTAAAGATTTTTTTCGCCACTCTGCGGGAGAGCAAGTAGTCAAGCGAATGACTTTTGGTATTCTATCGGTTATGCCATACCATGCCATTGCATTTATTTTAGAAATATAAGCATGCGGATATATAGTACAAGCAATTTCTTGGGGGCTGTACTCGGGCTTACCGCGAATCACATAACTATTATATAAGTAATCTTTTGCATAAAAATCTGTAGGCGAAAGTTCACCTAGAGTGACGAGCAGCCCAGCCCTTTCTAGTTTTGATATGTTATTGCTGTAATCATTAACAGAAGCTTGAGCTTTTCTGATAAGCCCGATCTTTTGGCCTTTATATTCCTTCGCTATATAGAATATATATATCTGCTCGGATATTCGCTCCCTCGTAATTACTGAATAAGGGTAGTCGTTTAGCACCCATGCCATGAGCGCTTCCTCAAGCAATATCATGTGTGTTCGCCTTTTCGCATGGTTTCAACTCTTTACGGATATACGTCCTAAGGACGTATATCCGTAAAGAGCATTCAAGTCAAGGAAAAGCTTGATTTTGCTGGCTTTCGTTGTTTTTCGATACCAAGGCCGCTACAATAAATCCTTAGGATTTATTGTAGCGGCCTCTATACAAGAAAATTAAACGTTTTTTTGCCCTTGGGACGTGCGTTTTTTGGATCAGTTTTGGCTGGCATCGGGCTCTATAGTTGAGCTCGCTTCAGACCATCGTCTATGGATCATCGGATGGTGGGCCGCTGAAAAAAATATCGATCAAAATCTTGAGCACAAAAATTAAAAACTTAATTCTTTTAAACATCTATTAACGCTCCATTCGTGAATGACTCCCCACGCAAGGTTTGGGGGGCCTGAATCGGCGCAATGCCTATCCGAATGGTTTTTACAGTTTTGCGTTTTGATCTTTTTCAGTTCACTTCGCACGTACGAAAGACCCTGTGCGAAGGGGTCAAGACACCCCCGGCAATGGTAGGGATTGCAGGTGATGCAGGGCTGAAAGAATCAAGTCTTGGTGGTTATAAACGAAGGACCCGATACGCCAGGCGAGGCGGATCCATTCAGCGGAAGTGAGTTTTTGGAGATGGTTTTTTAGGGATGGCACGGTAAAGACCTTTTTGGATTGTCTTTGTATTTAGTGCTGAGCCATTTGGAATTGACCCTAAAAAACGACCGTTCGTCGGTTTATTTTCATTGGTCTCGCTGGCCTGTTGTGCCCCGCTTTGCTCCCTCCGCATGCTTGATATAGAGCTGGCCGCAAGAGCCTGCGTAATGGAGTAAAACGCTATGATCGAGCCCTCTTTCTTCCTCAAAGCCACTGGTGTGCTGGTTGTGTCCGTGCTGTTGCTTCGCTGGTGGTGTGCAAAGCGAAAAGCGAAGTGGGAGGCCGGTGGTTATCCACCAGGCACGAACTGACACGCACCTGGTTGGGAGGTAATCCGGAATTCGCATAACGGGACATTCGTTAAATGGACCCCCACAAAAAAGCCCACCGAGGTGGGCTTTTTTGCGCCTGCTGGACACCAGAGGGTGGGGGTCTGGTGTACCTTTCTAGGCGTGTCTGGTTTGACGCAGTCCCAAGGAGAGGTGACATGGAAATTCGTACCTTTCACACCGAAGAGTTTCGCACTGCGAAACTCTCCCTTTGGAAGTCATTTTCGCGGACGCGAAAATAGGAGGCCGTCACGATGCGAGCAGGAATCCAGGAAGAAACGTTGCGCGCCATGCTTGAAGCCGGCGCTGTACGTGAGGTGCTGATCAGCCGGCAGGACGATAAATGGGGTTTGGCGATTCGCCTGGGCGGCGCGGGAAGCCGTTGGCTGCCGGTGCGCTCGCGCCGTGAGGCGCTGCGCACCTGGTCCAGCCTGACGGCCGTCGGGCGCTTTGCCGAAAGCCTGGGGGTGAAGGGGTTTGCCGTCGAGCTGTGAAAAGATTTCGCATGCGAAATCTTTCCGAATCGGAAAGTCACGCCAAACCGCACAGCGGCGGCGCAAAGACGGCCAGACAGCCCGGTACCAAGCCCACCAGATGAAACACCAGGTGCAGCAGATCGAGCAGCAAGGAGGCCATGACATTGACCAGGGTGTCGTACAAAAACGCTTTGAAGTGAGCCATGTGAGGCATCCTCAATGATTTGGGGATACCCATTAGAAGGCACGTTTGCGCGTGTCATTAGCCCCACTTTGCATGTTTTTGAAAAAATCCCAGAGCCCAGACTGGGATTTCTCGCATGCGAGAAATTCACGCTGAAATACAAAAAAATCAGCTCTGATTGGGTTGAGGCTGAACGCTAACGGCCAAATTTGCGCGTTAGCGTTCAGATTTGACCTAGGGGTAGCTCATCAGGTGACTCCTGGCTCATTTTCGCGGACGCGAAAGTGACGCTGAAACACAACCTAATCAATCGGCCCCCCAAGTGTTAGTAGTCGGTGTGTAAAAGCCACTTTTTTACCTGGCACAGCCCGTAAACAGGCGACATCGAGAAGCATTTTTGGGGTAAAAACGGTGAAACGGTGGCTTTTACACACCGGCCCTGACACTTGGGGGGCTGCTATAGACACTTGGGGGGCAAACCATGGAACACACCGATAACACGCCTTATTTCATTGAACTTGGAGACGACCAGGGCGAGTGTTTGGGCGAGCCGTTGTGCATTGTCCGCGAGCGCGGGGAGGACGATCGGCGCGCCTTCGCCAGGATCAGGCAGGTGATAGCGGTAGCCCGGGCAGAAGCTGAGGGAAAAGACCGCGTAGAGAACGGCTAAGCAACGGCAGAAGAACACCGGGCAACGGTGATCGGTAGGTCAGGGCAACGCCTGAGCAACGCAGGGACGGCGGGCAAGATAGGTGAAGTGGGCCTACCGGCCCCTTCACGTCTTGCCCATTCACCTGCGGCTCAAGGGGGGGAGATACGTAGCCGGAAGCCTTTCCTTTTTAGATGGAGAACCGAAATTTTATGGTTAGCAGGGAAATTTTTTTGCCGTTTAGCGGAAAAAATCATGCTGCCATTTACCGATGTGAAAAATCACCTGGATTACCGTTTACCAAAAAACGCGTTTTTTTTGATTCCTGTTTACCGATATAGCGAAAGCAATTACCAATTTAAAAACACGTTAAAATACTGATTTATAAGTGTTTTTTTGAATTTTTGTCGCATTTTTTTTATCACTGTATCTAGATAGACGTAAAACTGAGCACTAAGCTTCGTTTCACGGTTAATGCGAGGTTTCTCAATGGACACAGTCAGTGCTTTTTTCTCGATTGTTTCTGGTGCCAGTCCTTTGGTGCTGGTAACGACGGTTTCAGTGGTTGCCCTTTTGGTGGTTGCTGAGTGTGTTAGGCAGGTTTGTAAGGCAGTTTCTAAAGGAAAAGATTAATGGCAAGGAAGTTCAGTAAGTGCCCTACTTGGTGGGTTAGGGACCCAGAGCAAAATCTGTCCAAGTTCATAGGAGGCAAATCATCTGGCTGTGGGATTGCAGCCTTGAAATGCCTCATCGCCCTATCGAGCTCGATAGATTTTTGGACGCGTCAGGCTAAATTGTCGTTGTCCGATCTGGAAAAGCTGACAGGCCTTTCAAGACCTATGGTCATAAGAGGTTTGGGCAGGCTGGTGGAGGCGGGCATCGTCCTGGTCGACAAAACCAATCATGTCCATGTGTATGAACTCACTGAAAAGACGGGAGATTCGTACTGGGCAAAAATCCCGTTTGATCGCGTAAGAAAGCATTTGCCGGAAATCTCTAACCGTGGAGAGGTGTACCTAACGGCCCTAAAAATCTATTTGGTTCTAGTGTCCATCCGCCCAAACGAAAGTGATTCGGTGGCCATTGGTTATGAAAAAATCAGGGATTATGTGGGATGTCAGCGAAGCAAAATCAGGCCTGCCCTCGACGTTCTTTATAGCCATACCTTGATTCGCATTGCGCATAGTGATGAATCGAAGGAAAGGCATAACGTCTATACGATTCTTGGTCTCTAGAACGGCTTTATCCCTAGCCGGAATCCTTCCCCCTTTGAAGGATGAGTTTCCGATTCGGAAACTTTTGGCTCATTCGTCCAGAGCGCTGAACAAACTGGCCCAGGTGGCGGGTTCTTGAGGTTTTTCAGGAGTTGAGGGTTTGGTAATTGGTGGGTGTTCTGGTTTGTGCTCGATGAGCAGAACGGT
This sequence is a window from Pseudomonas sp. R76. Protein-coding genes within it:
- a CDS encoding type IV toxin-antitoxin system AbiEi family antitoxin domain-containing protein gives rise to the protein MAWVLNDYPYSVITRERISEQIYIFYIAKEYKGQKIGLIRKAQASVNDYSNNISKLERAGLLVTLGELSPTDFYAKDYLYNSYVIRGKPEYSPQEIACTIYPHAYISKINAMAWYGITDRIPKVIRLTTCSPAEWRKKSLDEIRIASNIFIEPMHFIPKFPKNMPILGKELIVSTETDFIEPVQIKNSPMKVSSIGKTFVDMLRVPKECGGIDHVIDTYVEYGSRYSSQIIDFLNEHGRKIDIARTGFVLQKIVGVDHPKLTEWQIESQRSRGSSKILVPGEPFSPIFDADWSLSLNAEIAQQYGN